A stretch of DNA from Arachis hypogaea cultivar Tifrunner chromosome 19, arahy.Tifrunner.gnm2.J5K5, whole genome shotgun sequence:
acaaaggtccaagaaagaggattactaagaaataacttagaagaggccgataagaagaagtcggaccaacgaaagctacagcttggaccgacaagaagaagtcagaaaaacgaaagctacagcttggaccgacaagaagaagtcagaccaacaaaagctacagcttggaccgacaggaagaagtcggaccaacaaaagctacaacttggaccgacaagagaagtcggaccaacgaaagctaaagaaggatcgacaagagaaatcggaccaacgaaaaacgtgcgctaaaagggacatagctttgcccaaaaagccacggctccacgacaaggctatcaaaattgttcagaccaACTAAAAAGATTCTaccaaagaacactaaaaagttgtcggacaaattagccccaaaagacctctcaacaaactaaaaaggggcaataccaaactcgcacaaggagaaactacttaagatcgaccaaagtcaggatgcttgagcacgacttccccaaagagatcaAAGCTCcgaaagcacgatctcacggaaaggtccgaactcaagcaggggcaaagtcgtACAGGACGACGTCAGCTAAGAAGAGGCGCAAGTACAATCTCAAAAtagaacaagccaaaaggttgagaaacaacttaaggctcaaatgtgcttagctaaaagggatacaactccactcaaagaaggcacaatctcaaacaagACTACAAACGTCATCCAAGACTAgaaaaggttctatataaagaacactaaaaaatcATTGGACAAGTCACTAAAAGTCCAGATATCAAGCCACAGggataacttcgccaaagcagagggttgtcaacacaaacttaaagcaaggcgcGATCCAGAAGGCAAGAGAAGAAAACCCACACTACTACTCAAAAGAGGCTagactgtgaagtaccaaacctctagaaaatctgcaaaagattgcaaagcaatgaagaaacaagccagacagatgcttgagcacgacttctaaagagatcgaagctctgaaaagcacaacctcacggaaagatcgaactcaagcaggggcactgttcataccctgggtcaagctgtttgacccgggatgtttagcgacaagccgaccgacctcttcaggtcagactatccgacctcttctcaaagagctcggccaatgcccgacctcttcacaaagagctcggccaaattgccgtaagaggcccaagcaggcccagaCGAaaggacacagcccaatctaaaggcagtcaaagcctagaaagataaaggcgattccccagaagataagatgacctcactcaaagataagataagataagataagataactaacttatcttatctaagaaggtcactctacacctctataaatatactggagcacccaggtataactcatactctgattctactaaaacctgtttaatacccatgctaacttaagcatcggagtctcttgcaggtaccaccaccctccggtgacaaaggatcagcagtgtagccagtccaacaagtcggacacgacagctccggccgccacccactagccggacacgtcatctccgaccagtacagaagatctcgtccgagatcgacctacagtttcaggtaacccttggaacactcTTCATCCTCTGTTTcagtttttctctcttcttcttcttcagttcATTTCTATATTCACCGATACAATCTTTCTAGTGCTTGTTTGGGTGTCATTAAGTTAatagaaaaagatcttttttaataaaaaaatcttttttattttttagcgtgtttgaaAATTTTCTAGTAGTAAAGATAAAAGtactacaaaaataaaaaaatatatctttttttgagaacttataatttatatcttttttttaaatatcttttttctttaaaaaatatgtttcacataataaataaataaaaaaatacttttatattattatacccaaatataattgatagataaattttttttttttacatgagatatccaaacttaaagttacttttattttttttataagatctttaaaaaaataaaaaaatcttttcttaaaaacCCACCAAAACAAGCCCTAATATGAGTTGAAGGTGGAGATTATAGAGTTCAGGTACGTACGAAGGCAGAGGATGTCATTGTACCTGATGGCTCTAATCTTTAGCTAaccttggacagaaacaccccatCGCGAAATAAGTAGGTTTAAGTCACAACCCCTTGCTACAACCTgcttaacccagagcaagtggaataaATCACTACTGCTACTACTACCCAAGTGGGTGTTTACAAACTCAACCCAGAGCAGGTAGATTAAACCAgtactgctgctactacccaggcaccTCAATCACTAACCCGGAACAAGTGAGACAAACCACTACTGATGCTACTGCCCAGTTATCTCAAACATTAATCTGGAGCAAGTAGGACAAGGCCCGACCCTTACATACTACTCAGGCAAGCACATCTCAATCTCATAACCATTCTCATAGTATTTCGAATCTCTTAGTTATTCACATTATCCTCATAATCACAATCAATCATTACATACAATTTCAACCTATCTTATggccactagcctaagtttttatggaacattatatattaactacgagaaaccaaaatcataccttggtcgattcctcCCTAAGCTCAAAATGCACAATTCAAGCTTccaaaatttcaaatcaattcCAACAAGCCCCGCTGCCAAAGCTTGATTCCAATCGCTCCAATTTGCCAATTCAACTCCAATCCCACACAAATTCCATCGAATCCATATAATTCACCACAATTAACCTAGAATTCACAAAATTGGATAACCCATAAGGTTTTAGAGTTTCCTTACCTTATCCATTGATGATTGGGGTAAACCCAATAATTATCCAATGCTAGATTGCATctaaaccaccaaaatcatcaaaatcactcaatGGAAAGAGTCACTTTCTTGGGTTTTATATGTTGCGCATTGGGCTCAATATGGACCCGGTCCAACCGATTTAGTTCTTTGGCCCAATTTTaagccaaaacctttaaaattagtattaaaatttgtattttaaatattttcacctcttcaaattttaaaatttaatttccatAATTTCTTTGgctcataattaattaatttattaatttacgaaattttataaaatttactaCTAAACTAACTCAActtgattatttttattgtttgttATTACTATAATAGCATTTTTTTATGgcccaatttaatttatatatccaGAAACATATTTTATGGGCCAAAAAGCATACAACAAAAAAAGACTTTAATGTGATACGTTATAGTCACTTCATTTTTGTTCAACAAtacaatcaaaaacaaaataaacctcAATGTGATACCAAATATTTGCTGGCCTCAAAAAATGCTCAAGaagataatcatcatcattaacgCAAGATTACTATCATCTAATCAATTGTCCGCATACATCATCATCTGGGCACAATCTGCTATGACGAAAGAATTGTTAGGGAATTTGAAAGCAACATAAATACGCGCTACTCCTTCACCATGCCACATACTTTCAGCACAGTAGTATAATCCAAAGTTTTAAAGTCAGATCATGGGAAATATGTATAGATAGCAAGAGTGGAGGTGTTTGTTTGGTTTGCATTGACTGGCAGAATCAGTACGAAAGAGAGACTGAGTCGACTCGGGGTCATTAACCAACAAGATACTTTATGTGTACCATGCAATAACTGTGTGGAGTCTGGTCATCACTTGCTTCTAGCCTGTAATTTTTCTTGGCAGGTTTGGTGTGCATGACTATCATATGCTAGTAGATTATGGTCTTGTCCGAGTTTGTTGAAGGAGCATTTCCTAAGTTGGACAGAGGTTTCAGCTAAAAAGGCGGAACGTAAAGTATGGATAGTCAGCTTTTGCGCGATTATCTGAAATTTGTGGTTGGAAAGAAATAGAAGACTATTCCAGAACAAAGGAAAAGGAGTGGAGGAGATTATTAACATGTACTCTCCGAACTACAACAAGTGGGTAGGTGCGAATCTCtttagttgttgatggcaatgccggagataaCATAGAGATATAAGTTACTACTCCCTTGATGTTTGTCTTTATTTATCAGTTTTGACTATGCTCCACTTCATGTGTTGAGCtctactttcaaaaaaaaaatatgcagaCCGTTCCTTTATTTTTAGTTATCTAGTGACAACTTCTATATAATAAATGATGATGAGTTGTCTAATTTCTAAATTTACATCTCTTAAAACTCATCAACAAATTAAATGGTAAATCTCACACTTATTTTTGTGGTTATTCAATAACGATGAAACATTTGGGATCTATTTTCACCACCGAGAAAACTTGGAAAACAGAGATAAACAAGGAGAACAACTTATTGTTTATCACTATTATTTCTTTATGCACACCACATTTCTCTATTGTTTTTTAATCTTCgtagttaattattattattattgttgtgaaGCTGAGGTTGATAACCTTTTATCAATTGCTCACGGCTTAGATGCTCAATATGTATTTGGAGACTCCACGGTTGATTGTGGATCTGGCACTGAATCCATTGCACCCCCTTATGGCGTTGACTCTGATGGATTCAGCGGTAGATACACAAATGGTCGTACAGTTGCAGATGAAATTGGTGAGAAATAATTAACGAaatctctatttatttatttttttgattcgGTAAATCTCATTGATATAGCTGCAACATTGTTTAACAATTTAATTCGTGGCATTTATGATGCAGCTATGTTCCTTAACTTAACATCGACTCTTCCATATTGGGTTGTTGATTTCAAACAATATGCATTCAATCCAGCGGGATATGGTTATGCATCTGGGCCTGCTGGCATTCTTCCTACAACAGGATCTAATAGTGTGAGAACTTTTACCATATTTACTGTCAATTTCTCATTTAATTAAGTTGTCTTATTTATGTCCAAAAGATGCATATAAAtacacatgaaaattttggatttcttttttaatttttatacaacAATCATTTAAAAAACAAAAGGTTTTGAAAACCAACATTGCGCAGTTAACACTGCAGCTAACATCCAACACAAGAAAATGAATATCTGAGACTCTTAGAAATAAGaatatttaaaacttaattaGAAGAAACATTTGAAACTCAAACTTAACAAAAACCCCTTTTTAATGGATTTTTGATAATTAATGGGTAGTGTGCTATGCTACAATTGTGTTGTGTATGTAGAATTATACTATCAGTATGACAAGGCAAATTGAATTGTTTGGTCACGCCGTTAAAGAACACTTGCCACACCGCTTTGGCAACTCTACACATAGAATCTCTCAACACTTGGCAAACTCTATATTTGCAATTTCTATTGGTGCTCGTGACTTTTTGGACAATTTTGTTTATGGTGCTGCAAGCAAACACAATCACGAAGCTTCACAATCCATTAGAGACGAATTCAGCAATCTTCTCATGACACAACTCCGCACCTACATTcaagtattaattaattaaacaaaaatattatttatacttcTAATAACTGTTACAGAGAAATGATAATGTCACTTCTTTTTTCTACAAATTTATGCAAACatataatacaaaataattatctGAAGAGTGACATTATCATTTTTCCTATCGTAGAAGTGATCGATTATTGTTGACCACCGTTATCTGATGCAGGATCTATACGAATTAGGAGCAAGGTATATGATTGTGTTTGAAATTGGTCCCGTTGGATGTTACCCAGTGgtgc
This window harbors:
- the LOC112775120 gene encoding GDSL esterase/lipase 7-like; translated protein: MHTTFLYCFLIFVVNYYYYCCEAEVDNLLSIAHGLDAQYVFGDSTVDCGSGTESIAPPYGVDSDGFSGRYTNGRTVADEIAMFLNLTSTLPYWVVDFKQYAFNPAGYGYASGPAGILPTTGSNSNYTISMTRQIELFGHAVKEHLPHRFGNSTHRISQHLANSIFAISIGARDFLDNFVYGAASKHNHEASQSIRDEFSNLLMTQLRTYIQDLYELGARYMIVFEIGPVGCYPVVRQKLGESEECSEELNSMIAVFNGKLYYELVALASKLPGTRFIIAKTFRVIYDMAENPFKYDLTNARDPCCEVNETGIYCVSFAEPCPRRDQYLFWDDIHLVGKANKLIASKCVTDSSVCLPITFEDLDGQLTMIVLSGQPEKNYLNNVLCLFLLFVHLILVTNLLYFPY